The following coding sequences lie in one Biomphalaria glabrata chromosome 18, xgBioGlab47.1, whole genome shotgun sequence genomic window:
- the LOC106077251 gene encoding ankyrin repeat domain-containing protein 50-like, with product MSPKFQHPVSNKAYSGHTEQLGLLLSNGASVDALEPNGWTPLLLASKQGHVRTVELLIHERANINQCNRHGETSLMLACKKGLIATVNSLLENNAALHTQREDGCTALLLASLKGFSNIVETLLKHGAGVNHQDKKGSTALSLAASKNHVDTVKILLEFQADVQMTDIKGHNALVQAVRKGFVDISELLLDRGIERQQALTFACTNGHDQCVRLLCKKGVDVNLANRHNLTPLMLACVHKHFKVVQILLENQADVSLVDKKGWSALMFAAQSGSQEISQLLLENSADVNQVNLMRWNALAISCLHCKAEVVETLLRHYANVNNADSEGWRPLMVAAQINKPSAILVMEMLLRHGAEVNSKNTLGWTPLQVAVLHHRFENANLLLSHGADPQVFNDTGCNALMLALLHQNKDALLEKFKECPSMLTPFMNTSQHTGSLDLSEIMQKGILKLLSQPEFRKNLGSLLPCRSSECEKVPDLDMTNIEALLQHLLKKRTDNEDLNNWMKDFLAELIKLIQKLVYRNAQDSGISVFLLNNVENFSAENVGFVLSDNSKVILTLPSDQSSQVEDKEDTDTADSSSDIC from the exons ATGTCTCCCAAGTTTCAACATCCTGTATCAAATAAAGCTTATTCTGGTCACACGGAACAGTTAGGGCTTTTACTGTCTAATGGCGCTTCAGTTGATGCGTTGGAGCCAAATGGCTGGACACCATTGTTGTTAGCTTCAAAGCAAGGTCATGTACGTACCGTTGAACTTCTTATCCACGAAAGGGCCAACATAAATCAATGTAATCGGCATGGAGAAACATCTCTGATGCTTGCTTGTAAAAAAGGTTTGATTGCGACAGTGAATTCGCTGCTGGAGAATAATGCTGCTTTACACACGCAGAGAGAAGATGGCTGTACAGCTTTACTGTTGGCTTCGCTTAAAGGGTTTAGTAACATTGTAGAAACTTTGCTGAAGCATGGTGCTGGCGTCAATCACCAGGATAAAAAAGGATCTACGGCACTTTCACTTGCAGCTTCAAAAAATCATGTGGATACTGTAAAAATTTTGCTTGAATTTCAAGCGGATGTTCAAATGACTGACATAAAAGGACATAATGCCCTGGTGCAAGCTGTAAGGAAGGGTTTCGTTGACATTTCAGAATTGCTGCTGGATCGAGGCATTGAGAGGCAGCAAGCACTTACCTTTGCATGCACTAATGGGCATGATCAGTGTGTGAGGCTTCTGTGCAAGAAAGGTGTTGATGTCAACCTAGCTAACAGGCATAATCTTACACCCCTGATGTTGGCCTGTGTGCATAAACATTTCAAAGTTGTTCAGATACTGCTGGAAAACCAAGCTGATGTTTCTTTAGTTGATAAGAAAGGCTGGAGTGCTCTCATGTTTGCCGCACAGTCAGGTAGCCAGGAAATCTCACAGTTGCTGTTGGAAAATTCTGCTGACGTTAACCAGGTCAATCTGATGCGGTGGAATGCTCTTGCAATCTCCTGTTTACATTGTAAGGCCGAAGTCGTTGAAACCCTCTTGCGCCATTATGCTAATGTCAATAACGCAGATTCGGAAGGCTGGAGGCCTTTAATGGTAGCAGCACAGATAAATAAACCTTCAGCTATTCTAGTGATGGAGATGTTGCTGAGACATGGTGCGGAGGTCAATTCCAAGAACACTTTGGGCTGGACTCCCCTTCAAGTGGCTGTTCTGCATCATCGTTTTGAAAATGCTAATCTTCTCCTGTCTCATGGAGCAGACCCCCAAGTATTCAACGATACAGGATGTAATGCTCTTATGTTAGCTCTCTTACACCAAAACAAAGATGCTCTCTTGGAAAAGTTTAAAGAGTGTCCTAGCATGCTGACCCCATTTATGAACACCTCACAACACACTGGTAGCCTTGACCTATCTGAAATAATGCAGAAAGGTATCCTTAAGCTACTAAGCCAACCTGAATTCCGTAAGAACTTGGGATCTCTGTTGCCCTGTAGATCTAGTGAATGTGAAAAGGTTCCAGATCTTGACATGACAAACATTGAGGCACTCCTTCAGCACTTGTTGAAAAAACGGACAGACAA tgAAGATTTGAATAATTGGATGAAAGATTTTTTAGCCGAGCTTATAAAACTGATTCAAAAGTTAGTGTACAG GAATGCTCAGGACAGTGGCATTTCTGTATTTTTGCTTAATAATGTGGAGAATTTCAGTGCTGAAAATGTTGGCTTTGTGCTCAGTGACAACAGTAAGGTGATTTTGACTTTACCATCAGATCAATCATCACAGGTTGAAGATAAAGAAGATACAGATACAGCAGATTCATCATCTGACATCTGTTAG